CCTACCATTAGGGCCAATTTATCTAAAGTCATTTTGCCTTTTTTATTTTTCTCTGCCATTACAATTAACCTTAACAAAAAGGAGTGTGTCGTGCAACTATTTTTTGCCTTCTTTAATTTGCTCGGCGATATTATTCGGGACTTCTTCATAATGGTCAAACTCCATCGTGTAAGTCCCCCTGCCTTCGCTAAGAGAGCGGATTGTGGTGGCATAACCAAACATTTCCGAGAGAGGAACCTTGGCATCAATCACCTTGAGGTTGAGCGGTGAACGGTCGGACATCTGTTCAATTCTGCCTCGGCGTGAGTTAAGATCGCCTGTGGCCTCACCCAAGAATTTGTCTGGCACAATGACTTCAACTTTCATAATCGGTTCTAGCAATACTGGTTTGGCGCGTCTTGTGGCTTCCTGCAATCCCATGACTGCGGCAATCTTAAAGGCAATTTCTGAAGAATCCACTTCATGGTAGGTGCCGTCATATAAAGTAACTTTTAAATCAACCAAAGGATAACCGGCTATCACGCCCTTATCCAACGCTTCATGAACACCCTTCTCAACGGCAGGGATAAATTCCTGCGGGATAACACCACTTCTGATCGCATCAACAAATTCAAAACCACCGCCACGCTCCTGCGGTTCAACTCGCAACCAAACATGACCGTATTGACCACGTCCGCCCGACTGTCTGATATATTTACCCTCTGCTTGGGCTGTTTCCCTGATTGTTTCTTTATAAGCAACCTGGGGGCGGCCCACATTGGCACCAACACTAAACTCCCGTTTCATACGATCAACAATAATATCCAAATGTAATTCGCCCATGCCAGAAATTATTGTTTCAGCTGTCTCCTCGTCTGTCTTTATCCTAAATGTCGGATCCTCGTCCGAAAGCTTCTTGAGTGCCAAACTCATTTTTTCCTGGTCTGCTTTTGTTTTGGGCTCTATACGCAAAGAAATAACCGGCTCCGGAAAAACTATTTTTTCAAGAATAATAGAATTGTTCTGATCGCAAAGCGTATCTCCGGTTTTGGTCGCCTTGAGTCCCACCGTAGCCGCAATTCCTCCTGTAAAAACTTCTTTTATTTCCTCACGGTCATTGGCACGCATACGAAGGATTCTTCCAATTCTTTCTTGTTGACCAGTAGAACTATTTAGAACATAGGAACCAGCAATAAGCACGCCTGAATAGACTCTAAAAAATGTTAGTTGACCAACATATGGATCAGTAGCAACCTTGAAGGCTAGCGCAGAGAACGGAGCAGCATCACTTGGTTCACGGCTAAGCTCGCTGCTAGTTTTGGGATCAATTCCTTTGACTGGCGGTTTGTCTACGGGTGAAGGCAGATAATCCACGACACCATCCAAAACAAACTGCACGCCCTTATCACGCAAAGCCGAACCAGCAAAAACGGGCACTAGCTTATTTTCAATTGTTGCCTTACGCAAAATCTTCTTAAGTCGTTCGGTTGTAATTTCTTTGCCTTCAAGATATTCAGACATTGTCTCATCGTCATGTTCAACAATTTTCTCAATTAACTCGGCTCTCAATAATTCTGCTCGCTTGCGCAGGTCTTCAGATGGTATTTCAGCCTCAACGACACGCTCTCCGTGCTCACCCTCAAATCTGAAATACTTCATATCAAGAAGATTAACGACACCCTGGAATTGATCCTCTTCACCGTCGGGAATCTGCACACGAACAGCATTAGGCGTTAGACGCTCAAGAATTGATCTATAGGAACGGTCGAAAGATGCACCAAGACGATCCAGCTTATTTATAAAACAAATTCTTGGCACGCCGTATTCATCGGCATAACGCCAATTTGTTTCCGATTGCGGTTCTACGCCGGCAACGCCGTCAAAAACGACAACTGCACCGTCAAGAACGCGCAATGATCGCTTTACCTCAACCGTAAAATCTATATGGCCCGGCGTATCTATAATATTAATACGATGCTCGGTGTCTTTGTTTTTGGTCATACCGGTCGGCACCCAATAGCAAGTAACCGCGGCGGCGGTAATGGTAATACCGCGCTCACGCTCTTGTTCCATCCAATCGGTTACGGTTTCGCCCTCGTGTACCTCTCCGATTTTGTGAGATACGCCGGTGTAAAACAAAACGCGCTCGGTAACAGTAGTTTTGCCGGCGTCAATGTGAGCTATTATTCCAATGTTTCTAATTTTTTCTATTAAAAAATCTGCCATTGATTTTTGATTTACTGTAAAAATAAAGAAAAAAGCTATAAAGCCATGGGGCTATATAGCCATAGTGCCTCTTTTAATAGTAGCAAATCCAGCGATTGAGTCAATTTTTCTAAAGGTTAGAAAAATAAACTGAAAACAACCCGTCAGAAATTTAATGACCTTATGGGCATTTTTGTTGCAAAAAATAAATACGTGTGTTAAATTGCTAGTTATTATGCCAATAACTAAGTCGGCCCAAAAGGCCCTAAGGCAATCAAAAAGAAGAAAACTTCAGAACTCCAGGCGGAAAACAAAATTCCGCTCTTTGGTTAAGGAATTCAGACAGACTGTCGCAGCAAAGGATTTTGATAAGGCAAAACAGATATTGCCGGCAGTTTACAAGGCGCTAGACAAGGCTGCCAAAACAAATGCCATTAAAAAAAATAGGGCCAGTCGATTGAAATCCAGGCTAACAAAATCATTAAGCCAAAATAAAAAAACTCCGAGCTAAACTCGGAGTTTTTTTATTTACTGGCCATTTAAGGAGTTGCTGTGGGAGTCGGCGATCC
This sequence is a window from Candidatus Yanofskybacteria bacterium. Protein-coding genes within it:
- the fusA gene encoding elongation factor G, whose product is MADFLIEKIRNIGIIAHIDAGKTTVTERVLFYTGVSHKIGEVHEGETVTDWMEQERERGITITAAAVTCYWVPTGMTKNKDTEHRINIIDTPGHIDFTVEVKRSLRVLDGAVVVFDGVAGVEPQSETNWRYADEYGVPRICFINKLDRLGASFDRSYRSILERLTPNAVRVQIPDGEEDQFQGVVNLLDMKYFRFEGEHGERVVEAEIPSEDLRKRAELLRAELIEKIVEHDDETMSEYLEGKEITTERLKKILRKATIENKLVPVFAGSALRDKGVQFVLDGVVDYLPSPVDKPPVKGIDPKTSSELSREPSDAAPFSALAFKVATDPYVGQLTFFRVYSGVLIAGSYVLNSSTGQQERIGRILRMRANDREEIKEVFTGGIAATVGLKATKTGDTLCDQNNSIILEKIVFPEPVISLRIEPKTKADQEKMSLALKKLSDEDPTFRIKTDEETAETIISGMGELHLDIIVDRMKREFSVGANVGRPQVAYKETIRETAQAEGKYIRQSGGRGQYGHVWLRVEPQERGGGFEFVDAIRSGVIPQEFIPAVEKGVHEALDKGVIAGYPLVDLKVTLYDGTYHEVDSSEIAFKIAAVMGLQEATRRAKPVLLEPIMKVEVIVPDKFLGEATGDLNSRRGRIEQMSDRSPLNLKVIDAKVPLSEMFGYATTIRSLSEGRGTYTMEFDHYEEVPNNIAEQIKEGKK
- the rpsT gene encoding 30S ribosomal protein S20, which codes for MPITKSAQKALRQSKRRKLQNSRRKTKFRSLVKEFRQTVAAKDFDKAKQILPAVYKALDKAAKTNAIKKNRASRLKSRLTKSLSQNKKTPS